From a region of the Synechococcus sp. PCC 7502 genome:
- a CDS encoding WecB/TagA/CpsF family glycosyltransferase: protein MKSAQSYQVLKTNIQATSYNDACDRIEGWVNAEKSCYIVAANVHVVMTGYWDRKYQRVLDHADLVTPDGMPLVWALRLLGATQQPRVYGPDLMLAWCDRSCNLGYSIYLYGSTEQTLENLKQNLKQKFPTLAIAGSYSPPFTSESNLRDQLEQDCNLIKASGAKVIFVGLGCPKQEYWMAEAQGKINAVMIGVGAAFDFHGGQVTQAPRWMMGSGLEWLYRLRQEPQRLWRRYLINNPIFIILFLIQFIKQRIKTKNIAEI, encoded by the coding sequence TTGAAATCCGCTCAATCCTATCAAGTTTTAAAAACAAATATTCAAGCTACCAGCTACAACGATGCCTGCGATCGCATTGAAGGATGGGTAAATGCTGAAAAATCCTGTTATATAGTGGCTGCTAATGTCCATGTGGTCATGACTGGTTATTGGGATCGAAAGTATCAAAGGGTCTTGGATCATGCCGATCTAGTTACCCCCGATGGGATGCCACTAGTCTGGGCATTAAGATTACTTGGAGCAACCCAGCAACCCCGAGTATATGGTCCTGATTTAATGTTGGCATGGTGCGATCGCAGTTGTAATTTGGGCTATTCCATCTATCTCTATGGCAGTACAGAGCAAACCCTAGAAAACTTAAAGCAAAATCTCAAACAAAAATTTCCCACCTTGGCGATCGCTGGCTCCTATTCACCCCCTTTTACTTCGGAATCTAATCTCAGAGATCAACTGGAGCAGGACTGTAACTTGATTAAAGCTTCTGGTGCCAAAGTTATATTTGTGGGTTTAGGTTGTCCCAAGCAGGAATACTGGATGGCTGAAGCCCAAGGTAAAATTAATGCGGTGATGATTGGTGTGGGGGCAGCGTTTGATTTTCATGGGGGACAGGTAACTCAGGCACCACGGTGGATGATGGGTTCGGGGTTAGAGTGGTTATACCGTTTGCGTCAAGAACCACAGAGACTCTGGCGTAGATATTTGATTAATAACCCTATTTTTATAATTTTATTTCTGATCCAATTTATAAAACAAAGAATTAAAACAAAGAATATAGCCGAGATTTAA
- a CDS encoding DUF3598 family protein — protein sequence MTLSTTLSQWDCLLKNLGCWQGSFTRISPNGEFIEDIPSETILAGGNENKAIRQTIRQFYPSGTQERNLEYSSLARSVLFFSNGAFSQGSIQLGFNSEFGAELGLIYGNSRRRLVQLFNQKGELDRLTYIRENLEAKEPTLSQDISWEKLQGKWQCEVLTLYPDWRSPDQFTTETRWENQTRISTIGNKLEGNIKVLFLPDGVASVCPTQTKLRRPVTLEVLWLVKPNIYHQMIRHYDERGGWVSLTLAIASRILP from the coding sequence ATGACTTTATCCACAACGTTATCTCAATGGGACTGCTTACTTAAAAATTTAGGTTGTTGGCAGGGTTCCTTTACCCGTATCTCTCCCAATGGTGAATTTATTGAAGATATTCCCAGCGAAACTATCCTAGCAGGAGGAAATGAGAATAAGGCAATTCGTCAAACTATTCGCCAGTTCTACCCTAGTGGCACTCAAGAACGAAATTTAGAATATAGTTCCTTAGCCCGTAGCGTCCTCTTCTTTAGCAATGGAGCTTTTTCCCAAGGTTCAATCCAGTTAGGGTTTAATAGTGAATTTGGAGCAGAACTAGGACTAATTTATGGCAATTCCCGCCGCCGTTTGGTGCAGTTATTTAACCAAAAGGGAGAACTCGATCGCCTGACCTATATTCGTGAAAACTTAGAAGCTAAAGAGCCGACCTTATCCCAAGATATTAGCTGGGAAAAATTACAGGGAAAATGGCAATGTGAGGTACTAACTTTATATCCCGATTGGCGATCGCCCGATCAATTCACCACAGAAACTAGATGGGAAAATCAAACTCGCATTTCTACTATTGGTAATAAATTGGAGGGCAATATTAAAGTTCTATTTTTGCCTGACGGTGTAGCTTCGGTTTGTCCCACTCAAACTAAATTAAGAAGGCCTGTGACCTTAGAAGTTTTGTGGCTAGTTAAGCCTAATATCTATCACCAAATGATTCGCCATTATGATGAACGCGGAGGATGGGTCAGTTTAACCTTGGCGATCGCTTCTCGTATTCTGCCGTAG
- a CDS encoding DUF29 domain-containing protein produces MVIASHQSKVNSHHDLYEQDFCLWVEKASSLLRAGRFDDLDMKNLLEEIEDMSNSQRRSLKSNLKILLMHLLKYKYQPAKRSNSWLYTVVEHRQRLSDALTSSPSLKGYFLEVFTEAYEAAKELASAETGLEIDVFPIDSPFTPEQVLDKKYLP; encoded by the coding sequence ATGGTAATCGCATCTCATCAGTCTAAAGTAAATTCCCATCATGATCTATATGAGCAAGACTTTTGCCTGTGGGTAGAAAAGGCATCAAGTTTATTACGAGCAGGTAGATTTGATGATTTAGACATGAAGAATCTCTTAGAAGAAATTGAGGATATGAGTAATAGTCAGAGGCGATCGCTAAAAAGCAATCTCAAAATTCTCCTGATGCATTTATTGAAGTATAAATATCAACCTGCAAAGCGTTCCAATAGTTGGCTTTATACTGTAGTTGAACATCGTCAGAGATTATCTGATGCCTTAACGAGCAGTCCTAGTTTGAAAGGATATTTCCTGGAAGTGTTTACGGAAGCCTATGAAGCTGCTAAAGAATTAGCCAGTGCTGAAACTGGTTTAGAGATCGATGTTTTTCCAATAGATTCTCCGTTCACGCCTGAGCAAGTCTTAGATAAAAAATATTTACCATAA